A single window of Bacteroidota bacterium DNA harbors:
- the gldN gene encoding gliding motility protein GldN, with protein sequence MKHRFLFLMIGLAFFSAFSNVAKAQDLKTEVYEKIHIPNKKPVPYVTTREADVMWEKTVWRMIDLRQKMNLPLYYPTKAIGSRMSLIDILLWGMKNEGLKVYATDDELNEFAKEMTYDQVSQALGGLPDTIKRSGMADTIIPGEIRNDQVKKVLVKEKWFFDKQYSTMQVRIIGLCPIRVYSRPGDSTNTPIMKKLFWVYYPDARNLLCSHDVFNPFNDAQRISFDDLFMQRRFDSYIFAESNVYNNRTINDYAPAEALQEAERIKNWIFNTEQDLWEY encoded by the coding sequence ATGAAGCACAGATTCTTATTCTTGATGATTGGTTTAGCATTTTTTTCTGCTTTTTCAAATGTTGCTAAAGCACAGGATCTTAAGACAGAAGTATATGAGAAAATTCATATCCCCAATAAAAAGCCTGTCCCTTATGTTACTACAAGAGAAGCAGATGTAATGTGGGAAAAAACTGTTTGGCGGATGATTGATCTGAGGCAAAAAATGAATTTACCTTTATATTATCCTACAAAAGCTATTGGCTCCAGAATGAGCCTGATTGATATTCTGTTGTGGGGCATGAAGAATGAAGGTTTAAAGGTTTATGCCACTGATGATGAGTTAAATGAATTTGCCAAAGAAATGACTTATGATCAGGTATCTCAGGCCTTAGGTGGTTTGCCCGATACCATTAAACGTTCGGGAATGGCTGATACTATCATTCCTGGTGAAATTCGTAACGATCAGGTAAAAAAAGTACTGGTCAAGGAAAAATGGTTTTTTGATAAACAATATTCCACCATGCAGGTACGAATCATTGGACTTTGCCCAATCAGGGTTTATTCCCGTCCTGGCGATTCAACCAATACTCCGATCATGAAAAAATTGTTCTGGGTATATTATCCTGATGCACGTAATCTTTTATGTTCACATGATGTTTTCAATCCTTTTAATGATGCTCAGAGAATTTCCTTTGATGATTTGTTCATGCAAAGAAGGTTTGATAGTTACATATTTGCAGAATCTAATGTTTACAACAACAGGACAATTAATGATTATGCACCTGCTGAAGCATTACAGGAAGCCGAAAGAATTAAAAACTGGATTTTTAATACTGAACAGGATTTGTGGGAATATTAA
- a CDS encoding ABC transporter permease codes for MGLFFKLGQYYLLMAKVFSKPEKKMLFFKQTIKEIEKIGLNSISIVLIISVFIGGVITLQMAYNIENPLFPSYTISLSTRDTILLE; via the coding sequence ATGGGGCTATTCTTTAAACTGGGTCAATATTATCTTCTCATGGCCAAAGTATTCTCTAAGCCTGAGAAAAAAATGCTATTTTTTAAGCAGACAATTAAGGAAATTGAAAAAATAGGCTTGAATTCCATCAGTATTGTCTTGATTATTTCTGTATTTATCGGGGGCGTTATTACTTTACAGATGGCCTACAATATTGAAAATCCACTTTTCCCATCCTATACAATTTCTCTATCTACCAGAGATACAATTTTGTTGGAA
- a CDS encoding mannose-1-phosphate guanylyltransferase: MDKNIFCVIMAGGVGSRFWPLSKTSKPKQFLDILGTGKTLLQQTFDRFKSLLPVENIFIVSNRDYKELILEQLPEINAEQVLLEPMRKNTAPCIEYANFKILKINPQAKIIVTPSDHLILKENIFLDVVKKGLTFVESQDALLTLGITPNRPETGYGYIQVNGNKNVSGIKNLHRVKTFTEKPDLSMAKVFLESGDFYWNAGIFIWSLASILKAFEIYLPDIHALFTEGVDLFNTPKEEEFIYKIYSECKNISVDYGIMEKASNVFVLCSDFGWSDLGTWGSLYNYLPKDPKGNSLSGDNVFAYDLKKCIVNITSNKLAVLQGLEDFIIVETEDTLLVCKKQDEQKIKQFVTEVKLKKGDQYI; the protein is encoded by the coding sequence ATGGATAAAAATATTTTTTGTGTAATAATGGCCGGGGGAGTTGGCAGCCGCTTCTGGCCATTGAGCAAAACCTCTAAACCCAAACAATTTCTGGATATTCTTGGAACAGGAAAAACCTTACTTCAACAAACTTTTGACAGGTTCAAATCCCTGTTACCTGTCGAAAATATTTTTATTGTTTCAAACCGGGATTACAAAGAACTTATTTTAGAACAACTTCCGGAAATCAATGCTGAACAGGTTTTGCTCGAGCCCATGCGGAAAAATACAGCTCCCTGCATAGAATATGCCAATTTTAAAATATTAAAAATCAATCCACAGGCAAAAATCATTGTTACTCCTTCCGATCACCTTATCTTAAAAGAAAATATTTTCCTGGACGTGGTAAAGAAAGGATTGACTTTTGTCGAAAGTCAGGATGCTTTACTTACCCTGGGTATAACTCCTAACCGGCCGGAAACAGGATATGGTTACATACAGGTAAACGGAAATAAAAACGTTTCTGGTATAAAAAACCTGCACAGAGTAAAAACTTTTACAGAAAAACCAGATCTTTCAATGGCAAAAGTTTTTCTTGAAAGTGGTGATTTTTATTGGAATGCCGGCATTTTTATCTGGTCTCTTGCCTCAATTTTAAAAGCGTTTGAAATTTATTTACCCGACATTCATGCTCTCTTTACCGAAGGGGTTGATCTGTTCAACACCCCTAAAGAAGAAGAATTTATTTACAAAATTTACAGTGAATGTAAAAATATATCCGTTGACTATGGAATTATGGAAAAAGCATCCAATGTTTTTGTGCTTTGTTCCGATTTCGGATGGTCGGATTTGGGAACCTGGGGCTCCCTTTACAACTACCTGCCTAAAGATCCAAAAGGGAATTCCCTCTCCGGAGACAATGTATTTGCTTATGACCTGAAAAAATGTATCGTCAACATCACAAGCAATAAATTAGCTGTACTACAAGGTTTGGAGGATTTTATAATTGTGGAAACTGAAGATACTTTACTTGTCTGTAAAAAACAGGACGAACAGAAAATCAAGCAGTTTGTCACGGAAGTGAAATTGAAAAAAGGCGATCAATATATTTAA